A window of Otariodibacter oris genomic DNA:
CATTTCCGCTGGAAACATTCGATCCACTGGCAAATGAAACTACTGCACTATGTTCACTTTGTTGGACGTTGGTCAATGCTTGATTTATTTGTATTAGCATTGATGATGTCTTTAGTAGAACGTGGACAAATTATTAGCTTCTCAGTAGGAGATGCGGCTTTTTATTTTGGGGCGGCGGTATTTTTAACTATGATTTCTTCTTCTAATCTTGATGCCAAAATGTTATGGGATATTCATTATGGGCATAAAAAAGAGGAGTCTGAAGCAAGCGGTTAGATTTGAACAAACTTTTGCAACAGTTTATACTGGCAAACTTAATTTATAATAATTTAAAAATAGGAGCACATTATGATGCGTGTTGATACTTCAGAACTTTGTGATATTTATTCAGATCAAGTCGATGTCGTCGAACCCATTTTTTCTAGCTTTGGGGGCAGACCTTCTTTCTATGGAAAAATCACAACAGTAAAATGCTTTGAAAGCAATGGATTGATTGCTGAAGTGTTGGAAGAAGACGGTCAAGAACGAGTGCTGCTTATTGATGGCGGTGGTGCAGTTCGTCGAGCATTGATTGATGCGGAATTAGCCCAATTAGCCGTAGATAATGGATGGGAAGGGATTATCGTTAATGGTGCCGTACGTCAGTTAGATGTACTAGAAACATTAGATATCGGTATTCAAGCCCTAGCACCAATTCCAGTGGGTGCAGATGATAGCATGGTGGGTGAAGTGGATACGCCAGTGAATTTTGGTGGTGTCAGTTTCTTACCTGAAGATTATGTTTATGCCGATCTCACAGGGATCATTCTCTCTCCTGAATTACTTGATTTCTCAGATGAAGATGAGGAAGAAGAGTAATATTTCTTATCCCATTCTATAGTGAAAACTGCCAACAATTGTTGGCAGCTGATTCAATTTTTCGCTTTATTTCTGCTTAATATACTTTTCAAAGATTTCTATTAATTCTTCTCGGCTGTAATTCGCTTTCAGTTCGTTTTGGATAATCTCAATAAATTGATTAACCTCTGTGATTGTAATTTGTTCTGAGTGTTTGCTATACATTCTGTAATACACATTGTTATGTAATGAATGAATAGCGTCATTCGTGAAACATGACATAATCAGATGATTTCGCCAAATGCTTTTAGGATTCTTATAGCAGTAAAAATTCCCCATTTCAAAATCGGCATCAACGTTTTCAATTAGATTAAATTGGTAGATATTGAAGTACTGATCTTTTTCCTTTCTTTGCAGAGTGTATAGTCCCTGATTATCGTATGATAGCTGATATTCTGTATTTAAGTGACCGATCGAAGAGGGATTCTTTTCATCAAATTTAATGATAACACTTGGACTACGAAACCCAACGCCAACATCTACCAAATATTTCTCACCTTGATAATGTAAGATTGTGACTCGATGGGTCATTGGTATTTTGGGAATATCGTTATTTAATATACGAGCTAGGTGTTGCGTTACTTTAAAGCCAAAGTGTTTTAATACTTCATACATCAATTTATTGTGTTCAAAGCAATAACCTCCTCTTTTATTTACAACGATATTGTTATATGCCGATTCAAGATCAATCGGAACATCTTCGGCAAGCAACACTTTGGGATTACCAAAAAAATAACGTTTTAAATGCGCTAAGGCTAAGTCAGAAATATCTTCTAGTGTGGTGATATTTTTAGTGATATTAAGGTCGGCTAAGTAATGTTGAATAATATTTTGTGTATCCATTTAAACTCCTATGAATTTTATCGTCGTGATGTGAACGATTAAAAATTCACATAAAAATCTTGAGTAAGTTCTTTAAATTCTTCGCTATATTGATGATTTTCTTGGTAGATCACGAGTTGCTTATCAGCACATACTTTATCTACCCTTGAGAAAGTCAAAATGATCCGTTTAGCAAGTTTGTTTGGTGTAGATTGTATCGTATAGCGTTCAATACAATATAAGCCAATTTCTTTGGCTTGCTCAATTAATTTAAGTCCAGCATCAAGTGGCAGAATAAATGTAATTCTCCCTTTGGATGATAGCCATTTTTTTGCTTGAGATAACCAAGTAATATGGTTTTGGGTAATGTTTCTGGCAAGTCCTCGAGCTTTTGTTTTACTGGGTAAACTGTCAGAAAAATAAGGCGGATTCGACACAATAAGATCAAATTGTTGGGTAAACTCTATTTGAGTTACATCACCATGAATGATTGATATTCTATTGTGCCATGGTGTTAATTTTGAGTTATCTGTTGCTTGTGAGTAAGCATCTTGTTCAAGTTCAATGGCCGTAATAGAGGGGAATAATTCAACACAAGCGGTACGTTGTGCCAGCATTATTGCAAGTAATCCTGAACCTGTCCCCATATCTAAAATAGAATGAACATTGTTTATCTCTGCAATCGCCCCAAGTAAAATACTATCAGTGTTTACTTTCATTGCACATTGGTCGTGTGCAATGAAGAATTGCTTAAATTGAAAACCTTTTGACGCCATATTATTTGTTTTAATGATTATTTCTTTCTTAATTTTACGGTTTCAATGGCGTGGTGTTGCCCTTTGACTAAGATTAAATTCGCTCTTTCTCTACTTGGTAAAATATTTTTGCGAAGATTTAACCCATTAATTTCGTCCCAAATTTTAGAGGCAGTAGCAATGGCCTCTTCTTCAGATAATTTTGAGTAATGGTTAAAATAAGAATTAGGATCTGAAAAGGCACTTCGGCGAAACTTTAAGAAGCGGTTTATATACCATGTTTTCAATAATGATTCATCGGCATCAACATAAATTGAAAAATCGACAAAGTCAGAAACAAAAATATTATGAGGATTAGACGGATTATTCATGCCACTTTGTAGTACGTTTAATCCCTCTAAGATAACGATATCTGGTTGATCGACCTCATTAAATTGATTAGGAATAATATCGTAGGTTAAGTGAGAGTAAATAGGGGCTTTTACATGTCGTTTACCTGCTTTGATGTCCGAAACAAAAGCAATTAATTGATGAATATCATAGGACTCAGGAAACCCTTTTTTATGTAATAAGTTTTTTTGTTCTAAAATATTTAATGGATATAGAAAACCATCTGTTGTAATCAGAGATACTTTACGATCTTGAGGCCAGTGAGATAGAAGCGCTTGTAAAATACGTGCGGAAGTACTTTTTCCAACGGATACGCTTCCTGCAATACTGATGATAAAAGGCACTTTAGGCGCCTTTATATCTAAAAATTTATGTAGGACCTGCTGACGTTTAATATTTTCATCAATGTAATAATTAATTAAACGGGCAAGGGGAAGATAAATTGTGCTGACTTCATCTAAAGATAAGTCTTCATTAAAACCGAGTAGTGGTTTTAAATCTTGCTCAGTGAGCTTTAATGGCACAGATTTTCGTAATGCAGCCCATTGTTGACGATCAAAAGTAAGAAAAGGCGTCAGTTTTTTTGTTTTTTGCAAATTCATCGCGATAAATATCTTGATAAGGATAGCAATAGTTTATCTTTTATGTCATCAAATATACAGTACAAATCACCAAATAAACTTCTTTATCAGATTACCAGTATTAAAAATATTTAAAAAACAAACATTCTGCGTATTTTGCAATCGAAAGAAACTAAAAATTTAACTTTTTTTAAAAAAAGACTTGCAAGCTTTTCTGAAAGCCCTATAATGCGCACCACTTGCTTATGACAACGCAATAATGCCGACTTAGCTCAGTAGGTAGAGCAACTGACTTGTAATCAGTAGGTCACCAGTTCGATTCCGGTAGTCGGCACCATTAACAACGCAAAGTCAGCAGGTATTCAATTAATGTGGAGGGATTCCCGAGCGGCCAAAGGGGGCAGACTGTAAATCTGTTGGCTCAGCCTTCGAAGGTTCGAATCCTTCTCCCTCCACCATCTCATAATTGAATCCTAAATGGGAAAGACGAATTTAGAACAAGCGGGCATCGTATAATGGCTATTACCTTAGCCTTCCAAGCTAAAGATGCGGGTTCGATTCCCGCTGCCCGCTCCAGCGCTGATATAGCTCAGTTGGTAGAGCGCACCCTTGGTAAGGGTGAGGTCGGCGGTTCAAATCCGCCTATCAGCACCAGTAACTATTCTATTTTCATTTCTCTTTAGTAAACATAATAGTATTTATTTCTACATTTGGTTAATGTGGTAACGTACCATCGTAACCGTGTTTGTTTAGAGGGACTTTATAAAATGTCTAAAGAAAAATTTGAACGTACAAAACCGCACGTTAACGTGGGTACAATCGGCCACGTTGACCATGGTAAAACAACTTTAACAGCAGCAATCACAACTGTATTAGCGAAAAAATTCGGTGGTGCAGCACGTGCATTCGACCAAATTGATAACGCGCCAGAAGAAAAAGCGCGTGGTATCACCATCAACACTTCACACGTTGAGTACGATACAGAAACTCGTCACTATGCTCACGTTGACTGCCCGGGACACGCGGACTATGTTAAAAACATGATCACAGGTGCGGCACAAATGGATGGTGCTATCTTAGTAGTAGCAGCAACAGATGGTCCAATGCCACAAACTCGTGAACACATTCTTTTAGGACGTCAAGTAGGTGTACCATACATCATCGTATTCTTAAACAAATGTGATATGGTTGATGATGAAGAATTATTAGAATTAGTTGAAATGGAAGTTCGTGAACTTCTATCTCAATATGATTTCCCAGGTGACGATACACCAATCGTACGTGGTTCAGCGTTACAAGCATTAAACGGTGTGCCTGAGTGGGAAGAAAAAATTGTTGAATTAGCGGGTTACTTAGATTCATATATCCCAGAACCACAACGTGCAATCGACAAACCATTCTTATTACCAATTGAAGACGTATTCTCAATTTCAGGTCGTGGTACAGTAGTAACAGGTCGTGTTGAACGTGGAATCATCCGTACTGGTGAAGAAGTTGAAATTGTTGGTATCAAAGATACAACAAAAACAACAGTAACAGGTGTGGAAATGTTCCGTAAATTACTTGACGAAGGTCGTGCAGGTGAGAACGTAGGTGCATTATTACGTGGTACAAAACGTGAAGAAATCGAACGTGGTCAAGTATTAGCGAAACCAGGTTCAATCACACCACATACAGACTTTGAATCAGAAGTTTACGTATTATCAAAAGAAGAAGGTGGACGTCACACTCCATTCTTCAAAGGTTACCGTCCACAATTCTATTTCCGTACAACAGACGTAACAGGTACAATCGAATTACCTGAAGGTGTAGAAATGGTAATGCCAGGCGATAACATCAAAATGAAAGTAAGCTTAATTCACCCGATCGCGATGGA
This region includes:
- the tuf gene encoding elongation factor Tu; this translates as MSKEKFERTKPHVNVGTIGHVDHGKTTLTAAITTVLAKKFGGAARAFDQIDNAPEEKARGITINTSHVEYDTETRHYAHVDCPGHADYVKNMITGAAQMDGAILVVAATDGPMPQTREHILLGRQVGVPYIIVFLNKCDMVDDEELLELVEMEVRELLSQYDFPGDDTPIVRGSALQALNGVPEWEEKIVELAGYLDSYIPEPQRAIDKPFLLPIEDVFSISGRGTVVTGRVERGIIRTGEEVEIVGIKDTTKTTVTGVEMFRKLLDEGRAGENVGALLRGTKREEIERGQVLAKPGSITPHTDFESEVYVLSKEEGGRHTPFFKGYRPQFYFRTTDVTGTIELPEGVEMVMPGDNIKMKVSLIHPIAMDEGLRFAIREGGRTVGAGVVAKIIK
- a CDS encoding tRNA1(Val) (adenine(37)-N6)-methyltransferase, yielding MASKGFQFKQFFIAHDQCAMKVNTDSILLGAIAEINNVHSILDMGTGSGLLAIMLAQRTACVELFPSITAIELEQDAYSQATDNSKLTPWHNRISIIHGDVTQIEFTQQFDLIVSNPPYFSDSLPSKTKARGLARNITQNHITWLSQAKKWLSSKGRITFILPLDAGLKLIEQAKEIGLYCIERYTIQSTPNKLAKRIILTFSRVDKVCADKQLVIYQENHQYSEEFKELTQDFYVNF
- a CDS encoding arylamine N-acetyltransferase family protein encodes the protein MDTQNIIQHYLADLNITKNITTLEDISDLALAHLKRYFFGNPKVLLAEDVPIDLESAYNNIVVNKRGGYCFEHNKLMYEVLKHFGFKVTQHLARILNNDIPKIPMTHRVTILHYQGEKYLVDVGVGFRSPSVIIKFDEKNPSSIGHLNTEYQLSYDNQGLYTLQRKEKDQYFNIYQFNLIENVDADFEMGNFYCYKNPKSIWRNHLIMSCFTNDAIHSLHNNVYYRMYSKHSEQITITEVNQFIEIIQNELKANYSREELIEIFEKYIKQK
- the rraA gene encoding ribonuclease E activity regulator RraA, translating into MRVDTSELCDIYSDQVDVVEPIFSSFGGRPSFYGKITTVKCFESNGLIAEVLEEDGQERVLLIDGGGAVRRALIDAELAQLAVDNGWEGIIVNGAVRQLDVLETLDIGIQALAPIPVGADDSMVGEVDTPVNFGGVSFLPEDYVYADLTGIILSPELLDFSDEDEEEE
- the coaA gene encoding type I pantothenate kinase; amino-acid sequence: MNLQKTKKLTPFLTFDRQQWAALRKSVPLKLTEQDLKPLLGFNEDLSLDEVSTIYLPLARLINYYIDENIKRQQVLHKFLDIKAPKVPFIISIAGSVSVGKSTSARILQALLSHWPQDRKVSLITTDGFLYPLNILEQKNLLHKKGFPESYDIHQLIAFVSDIKAGKRHVKAPIYSHLTYDIIPNQFNEVDQPDIVILEGLNVLQSGMNNPSNPHNIFVSDFVDFSIYVDADESLLKTWYINRFLKFRRSAFSDPNSYFNHYSKLSEEEAIATASKIWDEINGLNLRKNILPSRERANLILVKGQHHAIETVKLRKK